In the genome of Armatimonadota bacterium, the window TTGACGCTGCTGTAAGTCATCAGCTCGTCTTCGGGCGCGATCTTGAACCGCTCTCGCAGGGCGTCGTCGCGGAACAGGTTGGCTATCTGAGCGCCGTCCAGCCGTCCGCCCATGTTCGAGAGGCTCTTGTAGGCGTCGAGCGCGGCGACGTAGCTTTTGACCGTTGCTACGTGGTCGTCCTTCAGTACGGCGCGATGCGATTCGTCCAAGAAATTCTGTACGGCTCTAAAGGCAGGACTGGCGGCTTCTTCGCGCATGCGCGAGAGGAATCGGCGCAGATTGGCAGGCGTGCCGCCATAGATCGTATGCGCCCAGACCGGACCGAGCGCGTGGTAGAAGCCCCTTCGCCCCGTGTATTGCGCTTCGTTCAGTTCGCCGTCCGACAGCCACCAGTGCCAGGCGATGTTTGGCAATAGGCAGCTCTGTCCGACCGCCTCGGCAAAGGCTTGGTTGATCGAGCGCTCGTCCGGCTCGCGCTCTTTGCTCAACTCCAGCCGATACTCGCCCATGTGCGACTTCAGCCGCTCGCCCGAATGGAACGTGCCCGTGCTCATGGAGGCGACGATCGACATATCTTTGAAAAGCTCCTTGCCGTCCTCGGCCAGGTAGCCGTAGCGGATCGGACCGTGCGTCTTGATGCGATAGAAATCGTCCTGGTCCCACTTCAGCACGCGATACCGCTCTTCGCTGACGTTGCTGAGGCGGTTGAGCACATGGTTGGGCGTGTTGACCGGGCTGAACATATCGTAGCTGAGCCACCCGCCTTCCAAAAACCAAACGACCAAGTAGCGGGGATCGGCATTGGCGCGGGCGGCCTGCTCGGTCATGCGGCGCGCCTTGGATGCAAGATTGGGAACGCCAAACCGCTTAAAATAGGCGAGGAACTGGCTAGGGGTTAGGGTCGATGGCGTCGCGGCATGGGCAAAGATGGAGCGTACCGCACTGTCCGAAAGCGGATGGATGCGGCGATCAAGGCTCTCAACCGGCCCTACGCGACACGATGCCATGGCCTATATGAAGAGTATACACCGGGTTAGGGCGCTGGGCTACAGGTTTAGCGACGGTCTGGCTCTGGCCATTGCCATTGAGCGCCGGACGACAAACGTATCTTGCTGGGAGACTCGGGAGGCTCGTCCGATTCGACGTTCTTGAACCGTCTCGATCGATATTCCAGGTTCTTAAAACGTCGAGCAATTTCTCGGACTAGTTCGATCCTGCCGTTGTAGGTCAGCGCCGTAGGATTCACATGAAGGTCGCCAATTGCGGGCATTGCTAAACCCGATCGATACCCTGGCTTCAATAGTCGGTCTCTTTGCTTGGTTAAGAACGCTCGCCATTCCGAAACGCTTTTGTCTTGACGTTGGATGGAACCTAACAAGAGTTCTTCCAGTTTTAGAGCGAGCGCTTGAGCTTCCAGCGTTCGCTTCAGGTCGACAACGATCTCCTGAATTTGAGATTCGTCCAATTCTTCTTTCTTCGCATAGAGTATTTGGCTGAGATCGTTGTTAAGAAAGATCAGCGTTAGATTGAGCGCTCGGGCCGCCATGAGGGCTTCCGCGTTGCCGGTCTTTAAGTCCCGCTCCAAGTTTGTCAGAAGCGCTGAAATGGTTTGCCCGCCCTGCACAGCTTCCGTTACGACTTTCTCGTTCGATGCCCCCAAACTGGGCAGATGGGTGCCTTCGATCAATCTGCCTTGTGTAAAAAAAGCGGTCGAAAACAGTACGGCGCCAGCTAGAAGAATCTTCAGTCCCATGGCCTCATTCTTCCATTTTGGCCATTTGTCGGTATAAACCTCACCTGCGCACCGAGCCGCGATAGGCCGAAACGGGCGGCCTGTTCAATTCGCAAACTCGTTTGCAAAGCACTTTAGAGCCTGTCGAACTTTTGCACTGATTGCATGCGATGCCGCAGGCCACGCCGCCGCTGACCGAATCGTTGAAGCATTCCCAAAAATCATGCCCCGGCCCGGCCCAACTTGCGGCAGTAATCAGGCATGCCAATGCGACAATGGCGGTTTTCATTGAAACCTCCAAGAAATGGGCAGCCAAGACTCTCGATAGGTTGGTCGACCCTGCTTTGAGACGATAACAGAGAGGATCATGCGCGGCGAGTGGCCGGCTTCGATCGTAACGGTTCGATTGGGCGTCTTTACGACGTATCGGGTTAGCGGGATCGTTACTTGGCGCACCTGGTCGTTCCCTGTATCGACGGCGAACGACAGGCAGTCATCGGTTTCACTAACCGAAAGAACCTGCTCGTTTTTCCACAACGAAGCGGGGGAGAATGTTGAGGAGAACATCGCTTGTCCGACGAAGGAGTCTCCAAAAGGCCCCATCCAATCGGCGCGAATGTCCAACGGGTTTGGCGGATTCCTTAGGCTTGTTGGGCCTTCGTCGTCCCACCAGAGCGCCTCAGCAGGGCCGACGATGTAGGTCGACCCGTAGTGCGCCGAAGAGATGGCCAACTGGGTGACGGTCCGTTCCGAGCGATTCAACCAGATGCCAAATCGGTCTAGTTCTATACGAGACGTTGCCGCATTGTAGACTTCGATGTCAAACTCTGCATGGAGTTCGTCCAGCATCTTCATAGAAGACGCGACCCAGGACAGCTCCTTTAAGACCTTCGAATCCGCTTGCCCAAAAGCGACCGTCACGGCTACTAAAGCGCATGCGAGAATCCTCCCCATGGCTACTCCCTCCGCCAGGCCGTAATGGCGCAGAGTACCACTTTTCGGGCTACAATGTCAACGTAGACAAATGTATCAAATTTGTCTGTTGAGAAGTTTCACAGACTTATTTCGACTACGGCATCGGCAGGTTGAAGGCGGCCAGCCACTCTTTCAGCTTCTTGGTGCGCTGGTCGTTCTCTGTAGGCAGAACCATCGGGCGACCGCGACCGTCGAACACCAGCCCCACCACGCCGCCTTCTAACTCCATCTCCCGCGTTCGTCCTTTGCCTTCGCCAACATCAAAGTTCTTGTTCGGCTTGATCACGGCCTTAACCTTTTCGCCCACGCCTAGCGGCACGACTTTGATCTCGCCGACCGAGACCGAAACGGATTGCCCAGCCAGATCGACCGTCATGCAGAGTTCGCCCTCTTTGCCTTGCCCGACCGGACAGACGGAGTGGCCCAGGCGGATTAGGCAGTCGCGATCGAACACTTGCGCCGCCGCGACCGGATGCACGGTCGAAAGCACGCCCAACTGAGGCATCATAAAGATCGAATCGACCGCAAGCATCGTAACGCCTTCGGGCTGATAAGCATCGAGCACCATCAGGGCCGATTGGGCGCGCTCGGGCGCATGGCTCAGCACGCCGCCGCTGCCGACGATCATGTCCAGTTCCATTAGGTTAACCAGCGTCTCGCCCGTATCCTTTTGGTCCAGGGCATCGCCAATAGTGCGCTGTTGTTGAATGCCTTTCAGTCCGCGCGCCAAGTCCTTATGGTGGATGAAAGCGAGGCGCAGCGCCTCGCGAGCGGCAGCCTGTTCCAGCAATAGGTCGTGGTACGTTTGAGGGATGGTAGTGGGGCGAATCATCTTGTTGCGCAGGCGATTGCGCACTTCCATCGGGTCGATGTCGAACGGCAGCCACCTTCGGATATTCTCGATGCCGGTTTCTAGCATCACGTTGCATATCGAGTAGCTCATGCCAAGGTTGGCGCTCACCGTTCGCGTATAGTTGCCGTGGAAAACGGAGAACACGTCGGTCGTCGCGCCTCCGATATCGACGCCCAAGATGTTGATCCCGCGCTGTTCGGCGATGGTCACCATGATCTTGCCGACGGCATTGGGGGTGGACATAATATCCGCAGAAGTCCAAGTCATCAGCTTGCCATAGCCCGGCGCCTGCTGCATCACGTGCTCCAAAAAGAGTTCGTGCACGGCCTCTCTGGCCGGCCCAAGGTCCTCTTTGTCCAGCGTCGGTCGAAGATTGTTGACCACGCGCACGTCAAATCGCTTCTCGGAGATCTCCGTAACGGGCTCCACTGCGTCCTTGTTGCCTGCATAGATCACGGGAAGGTTCATCGTGCCGAACCTCGGCCGAGGGTCGGCCGACAGCAAAAGCTCGGCCAGATCGACCAAGTGCGTTACCGTGCCGCCGTCCGTACCGCCCGACATCAGCACAATGTCGGGTCGAAGCGCTCGCAATCGCTCGATCTTTTGATAATCTTTGCGTCCGTCGTCGATGGCGATCGTGTCCATAATGATCGCGCCCGCGCCCAGCGCCGCGCGCTGGCCGCTTTCGGCAGACATTTGGCGCACCACGCCCATCACCATCATCTGTAGCCCGCCGCCCGCGCTGGATGTCGAAAGATAGAGGTCTACGCCTGTCTTCTCGTCCTGCTGTGGAACGATGATGCGTCCGCTATCGACCAGAGTCCGGCCCGACAGCTCCTCGACTTCGCTGACGGCGTTCAGCACGCCTATCGTCACATCGTCAAAGGGCGCCTCGACGGTGGTCGGCGCTTCTCCTCGAAACCTCAGGCGATACTCATCGCCCAACTTCTCGATTAAGATGGCTTTTGTGGTGGTGCTGCCGCAATCGGTAGCCAAGATGGATCGAACGTTATCGGACATAGGGAGAGCCTCCGTGCATGATCGCGAGATGTCCTGTAATTTTAGCACCCTTTTGGCTCCCAAATTGCCAAAAACTGCGGTACAATCTGTGGACATCCCAGTTTGGATGGTAAAGGAGGTCTAGATATGACCCGGCGCATCTTGCCTATTGCGGCCGCCGCGTTAGCGATCTTTAGCGGTGCAAAGGCCGATGTCTTTTTTGATCAGCCGTTTGCTACTGGTTCGCTGGCTGCGGGCGCTTCGATCAGTTCAGGCGCATTCGATATCGACTTTTTCTTGCAGAACGCCCAGGTGGGCGATCCGCCGCTTCCGACGCGAATCGGGAATCTCGTATTGGGCTTCAACGCCTACTCGGACGTTGCGCTGATGAGCGAGGAGATCACGCTCTTTTCGACCGGCCAACTGCGGGGCAGCGGCATTCTCTACTTCAACCAGACGGTCGTTGATATTTCAGACCCGTTTAACCCGGTCGAGATCGCGAGCTTCAGCGCGGTGCTGACTTCGGCCAACACGCTGCCGTTTTCTCATCTGCTGACGTTCAGCCAGCCTTCGACGGCCATCAAGGTGCGCAAGTCGTTTGTCTTGGCCGCGCCCGATACGCCCGAGGACGACTACTCCGGTTTTGGCCAGTTGAACGGTCGGTTCGAACAGGTTCCTGAGCCAACCAGCATTGCGGCGCTCCTGATGGGCGGCGCACTGATGGCTCGACGACTACGAAAGGGGGTCAAGCGATGATTCGCAAATCTCTGCTGGCATTGGCGGGCGCTTGCGCCCTAACCATGAGTGCCTCGGCTGTAACCTACAGCCAGTTGTCCGTCGACGGGCAATTGGCCGATGGATGGTCGCTGGTCTTTTCGCCCATCGATCTGACGCTCTTCTACCCCGAGGCGTTTGCGGGCGACCTCTCTCCGACCCGTCAGGGCGACATCGACGTGAAGTTCGTCGCGTCCGACCCTTCGGGCATCACGATGGTCTCGCTGACATGGATGGGCGCGTTAGAAGGGCTTGGCTCGTTCCACATGCGGGGCACCATTGAGGACTTTACCGACTCGAACAATCCGATCCAGATCGGAGCGTTCGATTTCTCGGTTCTGGACCATTCGGAGCTGCCCAGTACTCGACACGTTGCCATAGCGCCGACCACCGTGATCCGAATTACTCATGCGATCACGCTGTCTGCGCCCGATCAGACCGATCCGAGCGGACTGGACATAGCCGCGCTGACGCTGACGGACCACACCTTCCAAGTCGTGCCCGAGCCCGCCTCGATCATCGGTCTGGCTCTGGGCGCCGCGGCGCTCATCCGACGCCGACGGTAGTCTATAAACCTTGCGCCTGGCGGAAACTAGTCCGCTAGGCGCAAACCTTTTTCTCCCTCGTTCGTATGGTATCCTGAGACATCATGAAGGGGATACTGCTTGTACTTCTGTGCGGCGCAGTCGCGTTTGCCCAACCGCCCAAAATCGATCTAAGCCCGAAGCTCCTGCTCCAAGTCGATCGTGCGAAGCCGGGCTCGACCGTCGAAGCGGCACTGCTGTTAGACAT includes:
- a CDS encoding glutamate mutase L, with amino-acid sequence MSDNVRSILATDCGSTTTKAILIEKLGDEYRLRFRGEAPTTVEAPFDDVTIGVLNAVSEVEELSGRTLVDSGRIIVPQQDEKTGVDLYLSTSSAGGGLQMMVMGVVRQMSAESGQRAALGAGAIIMDTIAIDDGRKDYQKIERLRALRPDIVLMSGGTDGGTVTHLVDLAELLLSADPRPRFGTMNLPVIYAGNKDAVEPVTEISEKRFDVRVVNNLRPTLDKEDLGPAREAVHELFLEHVMQQAPGYGKLMTWTSADIMSTPNAVGKIMVTIAEQRGINILGVDIGGATTDVFSVFHGNYTRTVSANLGMSYSICNVMLETGIENIRRWLPFDIDPMEVRNRLRNKMIRPTTIPQTYHDLLLEQAAAREALRLAFIHHKDLARGLKGIQQQRTIGDALDQKDTGETLVNLMELDMIVGSGGVLSHAPERAQSALMVLDAYQPEGVTMLAVDSIFMMPQLGVLSTVHPVAAAQVFDRDCLIRLGHSVCPVGQGKEGELCMTVDLAGQSVSVSVGEIKVVPLGVGEKVKAVIKPNKNFDVGEGKGRTREMELEGGVVGLVFDGRGRPMVLPTENDQRTKKLKEWLAAFNLPMP
- a CDS encoding PEP-CTERM sorting domain-containing protein (PEP-CTERM proteins occur, often in large numbers, in the proteomes of bacteria that also encode an exosortase, a predicted intramembrane cysteine proteinase. The presence of a PEP-CTERM domain at a protein's C-terminus predicts cleavage within the sorting domain, followed by covalent anchoring to some some component of the (usually Gram-negative) cell surface. Many PEP-CTERM proteins exhibit an unusual sequence composition that includes large numbers of potential glycosylation sites. Expression of one such protein has been shown restore the ability of a bacterium to form floc, a type of biofilm.), which codes for MTRRILPIAAAALAIFSGAKADVFFDQPFATGSLAAGASISSGAFDIDFFLQNAQVGDPPLPTRIGNLVLGFNAYSDVALMSEEITLFSTGQLRGSGILYFNQTVVDISDPFNPVEIASFSAVLTSANTLPFSHLLTFSQPSTAIKVRKSFVLAAPDTPEDDYSGFGQLNGRFEQVPEPTSIAALLMGGALMARRLRKGVKR
- a CDS encoding PEP-CTERM sorting domain-containing protein; the encoded protein is MIRKSLLALAGACALTMSASAVTYSQLSVDGQLADGWSLVFSPIDLTLFYPEAFAGDLSPTRQGDIDVKFVASDPSGITMVSLTWMGALEGLGSFHMRGTIEDFTDSNNPIQIGAFDFSVLDHSELPSTRHVAIAPTTVIRITHAITLSAPDQTDPSGLDIAALTLTDHTFQVVPEPASIIGLALGAAALIRRRR